The Candidatus Brocadiaceae bacterium genome includes the window TTGTTTTTGTGTTGAAAGGGCTATTGCATAATTGGTTTTGGACAAAAAAGGATTATTCTTCAGTGTTTGTAACAAAACGGGTTTATGAAAAACCGGATAAAATTGATGGCACAAGAGTTCTGGTCGATCGTCTCTGGCCGCGAGGCCTTAAAAAGGAGGACGCCAGGATTGACCATTGGATGAAAGAGCTCGCTCCCAGCAGTGCTCTCCGGAAGTGGTTTGCTCATAAAGAGGACCGATGGCAGGAGTTTAAAAGCCGTTACCAAGAAGAATTGAAAGAAAAAAAAGATTTATTGAAACAATTGACAGATTTAGAAAAAGACAATACGATTACGTTATTGTATGCGGCAAAAGATGAAGAAAGAAATAACGCACAAGTGCTTTTGGAGGTATTGGAAACGAAATGAGCTGGATTTGCCCGCATCAGAGAGATGATGAATGTATC containing:
- a CDS encoding DUF488 family protein → MKLVFVLKGLLHNWFWTKKDYSSVFVTKRVYEKPDKIDGTRVLVDRLWPRGLKKEDARIDHWMKELAPSSALRKWFAHKEDRWQEFKSRYQEELKEKKDLLKQLTDLEKDNTITLLYAAKDEERNNAQVLLEVLETK